CCGGTCAGCATATTTTATTAGGAATTGATGAAACCTCCATGCGGGAATATTCGGTTTACAGTGCTGTGAATGAGGATTTTTTTGAGGTGCTCATCAGGGAGGTCCCAGACGGCCTTGTATCAAAGCAATTACATCGGCTTGAGCCGGGAGAGCAGGTCCTGGTTGAGAATCCGGTTGGTTTTTTCAGAATCAATAAATCTGATCTTGACAGGGAATTTCTGTTTATTGCAACAGGGACAGGGATTTCA
The Sphingobacteriales bacterium DNA segment above includes these coding regions:
- a CDS encoding oxidoreductase, with the protein product MALNYSKIHKTHFIRQLSSSAYVVRFDRHGMNFIPGQHILLGIDETSMREYSVYSAVNEDFFEVLIREVPDGLVSKQLHRLEPGEQVLVENPVGFFRINKSDLDREFLFIATGTGIS